Proteins found in one Epinephelus fuscoguttatus linkage group LG4, E.fuscoguttatus.final_Chr_v1 genomic segment:
- the exoc3l1 gene encoding exocyst complex component 3-like protein: protein MSAGDQKNGGDKPEDMMPVAKVWPEVERAECLARGAALKWASGVFCRPEHLERLSQYKKRESQRTASIHTRLKSMVQSYLEGVGWGLEQLREARVELKEVSHALKKAGLESDRNAEGVKSLERLREVSVNHCQLLAAVSNLPRLYSVRSMVLETERLVESRRLLEAHARLMDLERWQDDILWQLHGTAGTAGSALSTEDQELVAKYFSGVGQLVDALGKELWAVVSSALALARQNPTPFVSAVRIVEREEALDQALLEERGGTRGNSRPLPPGRPRCWRACFFQVLEEAVSARFRSVSYLHTRGPGLAGHLSALQHAIMADLATVRHLLEHCVPPHYQLTGAYLKASHRCLHAHLAQVSSWDLESGEIFAVLNWVLHIYNSPDMMGHPELVTEMERVELGPLISTEGLEQLQNKYVQSVRKSVSEWMHKALQVELQDWQRDQEPDTDHEGFYQTSLPTIITQMLEENARVALMIGESLRDQTIQMGLYEMENLLNRFREALVEFGKEHRRDPSNNKNKFYLHYLLASISNCIILKKSTESLQQQQSSRSAGQLSRTPPNPLAALDRAVRRACRLVMDQLLLDLKPFLPALLTRPWLVQGDPTPKLCHVLERHLELYGRVRPPCRQRLQEEAQWLMVVEYVRALMQKRLVCRNAEERRQLAQQMVQDDQQFREIFHGLEGEGSVPEVNPLALLPVLADFIQLGDSGMLTLEVSGLATKYPDISDEHVSVLLDIRGDVSRDVRGAVMESLEQSAPPLPAGYRPIFTDILVPHSTMAFCLPTAKCA from the exons ACATGATGCCAGTGGCAAAGGTATGGCCAGAGGTGGAGAGGGCCGAGTGTTTGGCCCGCGGTGCTGCCCTGAAGTGGGCGTCAGGTGTTTTCTGTCGTCCTGAGCATCTGGAGCGACTGAGCCAGTACAAGaagagagagagtcagagaaCTGCCTCCATTCACACCAGACTGAAG TCCATGGTTCAGTCGTACCTGGAGGGGGTAGGCTGGGGTCTGGAGCAGCTCCGGGAGGCCAGGGTCGAGCTGAAGGAGGTGTCACATGCTTTGAAGAAAGCAGGACTGGAGTCTGATCGAAACGCAGAGGGGGTGAAGTCTCTGGAGAGGCTGAGAGAAGTATCTGTCAACCACTGTCAGCTCCTCGCGGCCGTTAGCAACCTGCCACGACTTTACTCTG TGCGTAGCATGGTGTTGGAAACTGAGCGTCTAGTGGAGTCCAGGCGACTCCTGGAAGCCCACGCCCGGTTGATGGATCTGGAGCGCTGGCAGGATGACATCCTTTGGCAGCTCCATGGAACTGCTGGGACAGCAGGAAGTGCACTCAGCACAGAAGACCAGGAGCTAGTAGCCAAATATTTCTCTGGTGTTGGGCAGCTGGTGGACGCCCTGG GTAAGGAGCTGTGGGCAGTGGTGAGCAGTGCTCTGGCTCTGGCCCGACAAAACCCCACACCATTTGTGTCAGCGGTGAGGATAGTGGAGCGGGAGGAGGCCCTGGACCAAGCCTTactggaggagagaggggggaccaGAGGCAACAGCAGGCCGCTGCCCCCAGGACGCCCTCGCTGCTGGAGGGCATGCTTCTTCCAG gTACTAGAGGAGGCCGTTTCTGCACGGTTTCGCAGTGTTTCCTACCTGCACACACGTGGTCCAGGTCTAGCAGGCCacctctctgctctccaacacGCTATCATGGCTGACCTGGCCACTGTACGCCACCTGCTGGAGCACTGCGTCCCACCACACTACCAGTTAACAGGAGCCTACCTGAAAGCCAGCCACCGCTGTTTACATGCTCACCTGGCACAG GTTAGCAGCTGGGACTTGGAAAGTGGTGAAATCTTTGCAGTGCTCAACTGGGTGCTACACATCTACAACAG CCCAGACATGATGGGTCATCCAGAGCTGGTGACCGAGATGGAGAGAGTAGAACTAGGACCGCTCATCTCCACTGAGGGACTGGAGCAGCTGCAGAACAAATACGTGCAGAGTGTTCGG AAAAGTGTATCAGAGTGGATGCACAAAGCTCTACAGGTGGAGCTGCAAGACTGGCAGAGAGACCAGGAGCCAGATACAGACCATGAAGGTTTCTACCAAACCAGCCTGCCCACTATCATCACACAG ATGCTGGAGGAGAATGCCCGGGTGGCTCTGATGATTGGAGAGTCCCTACGAGATCAGACGATACAGATGGGACTGTATGAGATGGAGAACCTCCTGAACAG GTTTCGAGAAGCTCTGGTAGAGTTCGGGAAGGAGCATCGCAGGGATCcgagcaacaacaaaaacaagttctACCTCCACTATCTGCTGGCCTCCATCAGCAACTGCATCATCCTCAA AAAGTCCACAGAgagcctgcagcagcagcaatcatCCCGGTCGGCAGGACAGTTGTCTCGGACTCCTCCCAACCCTCTGGCAGCTCTGGACCGGGCAGTGAGACGGGCGTGTCGCCTGGTGATGGATCAGCTCCTGCTGGATCTTAAACCTTTCCTTCCAGCCCTGCTAACCCGACCCTGGCTGGTCCAGGGAGACCCCACCCCTAAACTCTGCCACGTCCTGGAGCGCCACCTGGAGCTGTACGGCCGTGTTCGACCACCCTGCAGACAG CGTCTGCAGGAGGAGGCCCAGTGGCTGATGGTGGTTGAATACGTCAGGGCTCTGATGCAGAAGAGGCTGGTGTGTCGCAACGCCGAAGAAAGGAGGCAGCTCGCTCAGCAGATGGTTCAGGACGACCAGCAGTTTAGAGAAATCTTCCACGGCCTG GAAGGTGAAGGGTCAGTACCTGAAGTGAATCCTTTGGCTTTACTACCAGTCCTGGCTGACTTTATTCAGCTGGGGGACTCTGGCATGCTCACTCTGGAAGTTTCTGGACTCGCAACCAAATACCCTGACATCAG tgACGAGCATGTGTCTGTACTGCTGGACATTCGTGGGGATGTCTCCAGGGACGTCAGAGGGGCTGTAATGGAATCACTGGAGCAGAGCGCCCCCCCTCTGCCTGCAGGATATCGACCCATCTTCACTGACATCCTGGTGCCTCACTCCACCATGGCCTTCTGCCTGCCCACTGCCAAGTGTGCATGA